The Candidatus Peribacteria bacterium region GCTTCAGATGCCGCGCGCGTTCTCGGGAAGTCTGCAGGACATGCTTGCGAGCGTCATCGTCATATGGGTCGGCTTCATTGCTGCAGTCAGACTGTCACACTTTGCCTATGAACAGAAATCCTTCCGCCTGTTCTGGATAGTCTCCCTGCATGACCTCGCCGGACTTCTGGTGATGGGACTCGTCTTCTTCTATTGGAAATGATTCCCGCAGCAGGTACCAAAGCTCCCGATTTTTCGCTGCCGGATCAGAATGGCGAGATGCATCGTCTGAGTGATTTTCACGGACAATGGATCGTTCTCTATTTCTATCCGAAAGATGACACGCCGGGCTGTACAACCGAAGCCTGCGCCTTTCGCGATTCTGTCCACGAACTCACAAAAAGGAAAGTGAGCGTGATTGGTGTCAGTACCGATTCAGTTGCAAGTCATAAGAAATTTGCCGACAAATACGAACTGCCGTTTTTGTTACTTGCAGATACAGAGAAAACCGTCGTCGAGGCATACGGTGTGTGGGGACCAAAGAAAATGTACGGCAAAGAATATATGGGCATCCTGCGGACAACATTCCTGATTGATCCCACCGGAACCATCATCAACGTCTACGAGAACGTACAGCCGGACGGCCACGCATCGCAGATTCTCGCAGACAGAGACGCGGCATGACGCTGAATGCGTCTTGCGGTTTGGCCCCGTATTCGATAGTATGATTCTCTACTTTTTCGCTCTTCTATGCAGTTTTCAAAGCAGAATCTCTGGATTGCCTCCGGCGTGATCGGCGCCATTGTTGTGATCGTAGCCATCTTCGCTATCAGCGATGCGCTGACTCCTGCATTCAGCATCAGCAGTTCGTTTGAGGATAACGGGAACATTCCGGCTGCCTACACGTGCGATGGAGAGGGAATCAGTCCGTCTATCTCTTTTGAGAACGTTCCGGAAAACACGCGCAGTCTT contains the following coding sequences:
- the bcp gene encoding thioredoxin-dependent thiol peroxidase; translated protein: MIPAAGTKAPDFSLPDQNGEMHRLSDFHGQWIVLYFYPKDDTPGCTTEACAFRDSVHELTKRKVSVIGVSTDSVASHKKFADKYELPFLLLADTEKTVVEAYGVWGPKKMYGKEYMGILRTTFLIDPTGTIINVYENVQPDGHASQILADRDAA